Sequence from the Methanococcoides sp. LMO-2 genome:
AGAGACATCCCAGGAAGAACCAGAGAGCAATGTTATCGGAAAAGTTCGAGAAGAATGTATGAATGCTGTCCATTAGATGGGGAGCAGCTTCCTCTGGAACTGTTTTTGCAACTTCCCCTGCAGCCTCATCAGCAGCAAGCTGTGGAGCCATGTCCATTGGAGCTTCACGCATAACTTCATCTTCAACAGCAGCTTCCATCATTGCAGGTGCTGAAAGCATGCCTCCATTTTGTATGTCAACTGGTCTTGACAGGTACTGAAGCCCGGCAGCACCAAGAAATGCAGCACCGATAACACCAATGTATTGCTGTAGCATGCTGATTATGGAAGCCCTGTTGACATTCATGCTTCCCGGAGCTACAACGATCAGTTTCTGCACCGGCTCGTATATCTTGACCTCACGGCCCTTCTCACTCCACTTGATCCTGTGAACCTTGATAAGATCAGCTTCAAGCAGGCTATCAATATTGTACTTGATGGTTGTAATGGAAAGACCGAGCTTTTTAGAAATATCCGTTGCAGACATCGGTTCTTCGGAAAGAAGGTCCAGGATCTTCAGGGACTTCTCATTGGAAAGCGTCTGTGTGATCTTCTTTGAATCCTCATTGAGCGGAAGTACAACTACATTGTCCGAACTGTCCTGATCAGTATCCTCAGGTTCACCCTTGTTCTTTTTATCAACATCATTAGCGGCCATGTTCGCACCAGAAGGTTGATTTATACAACCATGTTTTTGTCTTCAGAAGAGAATGCAACGACCTTTTTGGCAGGGCCATAGATATTCTCATCCCTCTCCAGACCGGAGGATCTGCTCTTTATCTCCACAAGATCGGAATCCATAAGGGCCCTGACCTTGTCTTCAACTTCCACAAAAGGAAGACCTGTCCTTTGGGAGATCTCACTGACAGAAAGCGGATCTTCAGAAAGCACTTCCAGTATCCTGAAGGAACCCTCTTTTGAAAGCACTTCAGTTACAGTCCTGGACCCTTCCGAAATGGGAAGGATCAGGAACTTATCAACATTTATGGCATCCGACGCACATTCCATAACAATAGTCCCCTTTTTCTCAATTGTAATTATCGATTAGCTCATCAAATTATCAGATAATCAGATCATTTCCACATGGACATCGAGCTCATGCATTCCGGGATCCGTAGGTACCGGGTTATGCCAGGTACTGTAATAATCCCCACTTGAAAGGCTTCCATCGCCATCCACATCCACATGAACTGAAAGTGAATATGTCATTCTTTCGTCAAGCTCAGGATGATAGATCATGTATTCCACCAGCTGAATGTTGTCAGCATCCATGGAAACATCATCAATGGTATCTTCTGAAATAACAACGGATGCAACATCCTGAAGACTTACATCCTCAACTTCCAGATAGATAGTAGCATTGGAGAAAGACTCCACAGGTTCGTCAAAGATGATCATTCCATGAACACCGTTTTCTCCCAGTGCCATATCTCCATTATCTTCACCTGCTGTTCCATCAGCTTCGCCAGTATCATCTGCCTGCCCATCTGAACCGTTTTCAGTGCAGCCCATTGAAAATGCAGCGGCAGTTACTAACAAAAGCGTCAGGCCTAATACGAAATAT
This genomic interval carries:
- a CDS encoding YbaY family lipoprotein, which codes for MKKYFVLGLTLLLVTAAAFSMGCTENGSDGQADDTGEADGTAGEDNGDMALGENGVHGMIIFDEPVESFSNATIYLEVEDVSLQDVASVVISEDTIDDVSMDADNIQLVEYMIYHPELDERMTYSLSVHVDVDGDGSLSSGDYYSTWHNPVPTDPGMHELDVHVEMI